In a single window of the Labrus mixtus chromosome 20, fLabMix1.1, whole genome shotgun sequence genome:
- the cbx7a gene encoding chromobox homolog 7a isoform X1 yields the protein MELSSIGDQVFAVESITKKRVRKGNVEYLLKWQGWSPKYSTWEPEDNILDPRLVLAYEENQEKIRALAYRRKGLRPRRLVLRNIFAMDLRSTHKVAEKPPPRLRLSLTRSMSTDVDQGERGGVYRRYTWGKTKHRVSRRTIRPPEKKKEDEWSSEEEERDGVTDDRHEGSLYAPSVCSSPPLLERQDVELEVMEEEAEHLGGGGKEAWTDREEMTKMQTFECDQPEVSVCVPEEEPEDAVTGDDESFWGGVEEEVEAESECPTLDRNDNTTSITASMTAEEREEDVTRATPGIEAPPTAAEHAGKVIVTKVTIDSLTVTFKEATVAEGFFKKY from the exons ATGGAGCTGTCATCGATAGGTGACCAGGTGTTCGCTGTGGAGTCCATCACCAAGAAGAGAGTGAGGAag ggtAATGTGGAGTATCTCCTGAAGTGGCAGGGTTGGTCCCCAAA gTACAGTACCTGGGAACCAGAGGATAATATTTTGGACCCACGCCTCGTCCTGGCCTACGAGGAGAA tcaGGAGAAGATCAGAGCTCTGGCCTATCGGAGGAAAGGTCTCAGACCGAGGAGGCTCGTCCTGCGG AACATCTTCGCAATGGACCTCCGCAGCACCCACAAGGTGGCGGAGAAGCCCCCTCCCCGCCTGCGCCTCTCCCTCACTCGCTCCATGAGCACAGACGTGGACCAGGGCGAGCGAGGGGGCGTGTACCGCCGGTATACCTGGGGGAAGACAAAGCACAGGGTGTCCAGGAGGACCATCCGAccaccagagaagaagaaggaggacgAGTGGAGCAGCGAGGAAGAGGAGCGTGACGGCGTGACGGACGACAGGCATGAAGGCAGCCTGTACG ctccgtCCGTGTGCAGCTCGCCGCCCCTGCTGGAGCGACAGGACGTGGAgctggaggtgatggaggaggaggcggagcacCTGGGAGGTGGAGGCAAAGAGGCGTGGACTGACCGAGAAGAAATGACAAAGATGCAAACATTTGAGTGCGACCAACCAGAGGTCAGTGTCTGTGTGCCGGAGGAGGAGCCAGAAGATGCTGTTACCGGGGATGATGAGTCATTCTGGGGCGGAgttgaggaggaggtggaggcggAGTCAGAGTGTCCCACATTGGACAGAAACGACAACACGACCTCGATAACGGCGAGCATGACAgccgaggagagagaggaagatgttACCAGGGCAACACCAGGCATTGAGGCTCCTCCCACAGctgcagagcatgctgggaagGTGATCGTGACAAAAGTGACAATCGACTCGCTCACAGTGACTTTCAAAGAAGCGACGGTGGCCGAAGGTTTCTTTAAGAAGTACTAA
- the cbx7a gene encoding chromobox homolog 7a isoform X2, which translates to MHLPQRDHGHVSAPHSKDQNALQLTNIFAMDLRSTHKVAEKPPPRLRLSLTRSMSTDVDQGERGGVYRRYTWGKTKHRVSRRTIRPPEKKKEDEWSSEEEERDGVTDDRHEGSLYAPSVCSSPPLLERQDVELEVMEEEAEHLGGGGKEAWTDREEMTKMQTFECDQPEVSVCVPEEEPEDAVTGDDESFWGGVEEEVEAESECPTLDRNDNTTSITASMTAEEREEDVTRATPGIEAPPTAAEHAGKVIVTKVTIDSLTVTFKEATVAEGFFKKY; encoded by the exons ATGCACCTCCCTCAGAGAGATCATGGACACGTTTCAGCTCCACACTCAAAAGACCAGAATGCTTTGCAGCTCACA AACATCTTCGCAATGGACCTCCGCAGCACCCACAAGGTGGCGGAGAAGCCCCCTCCCCGCCTGCGCCTCTCCCTCACTCGCTCCATGAGCACAGACGTGGACCAGGGCGAGCGAGGGGGCGTGTACCGCCGGTATACCTGGGGGAAGACAAAGCACAGGGTGTCCAGGAGGACCATCCGAccaccagagaagaagaaggaggacgAGTGGAGCAGCGAGGAAGAGGAGCGTGACGGCGTGACGGACGACAGGCATGAAGGCAGCCTGTACG ctccgtCCGTGTGCAGCTCGCCGCCCCTGCTGGAGCGACAGGACGTGGAgctggaggtgatggaggaggaggcggagcacCTGGGAGGTGGAGGCAAAGAGGCGTGGACTGACCGAGAAGAAATGACAAAGATGCAAACATTTGAGTGCGACCAACCAGAGGTCAGTGTCTGTGTGCCGGAGGAGGAGCCAGAAGATGCTGTTACCGGGGATGATGAGTCATTCTGGGGCGGAgttgaggaggaggtggaggcggAGTCAGAGTGTCCCACATTGGACAGAAACGACAACACGACCTCGATAACGGCGAGCATGACAgccgaggagagagaggaagatgttACCAGGGCAACACCAGGCATTGAGGCTCCTCCCACAGctgcagagcatgctgggaagGTGATCGTGACAAAAGTGACAATCGACTCGCTCACAGTGACTTTCAAAGAAGCGACGGTGGCCGAAGGTTTCTTTAAGAAGTACTAA